TAAGCCCCAAGGATATCCTTCATCCACTTTCACATGAGGGAACTCAATCACCAGTGATCTGATATCCGACTGCGGATGTGTAAGCCGAATCTCCAGACAATCACTTTTAGGGCTTAAGAGAACGCACGCCGTAATAATTCCCAGAGCCTGATACACGTCCTTGGCAGCGTATGCTTGTAGATAGTCTATGCGCCAAGATCCGTTGTAATTATGAAGTTCCTTCTTAATAACAAGACTGTGTGTTTCAAGGGCATCAGGTAGCTGTGCTAATGAAAAACCTGTAAAACGAAAACTTTCATCGTTTTCATCCTTCGGAAGTTTCTCTGCGATGGGTGCGGTAAACACAACAAGGTCATCAAGATTTTCTCTCAATACTAAACCCTCCCTGTTTTCTGTTTTTAAATCTCTATAGGATTTCTGAAAAAAAGCCAAGAATTAGAAGAGCTTGAATTTTTCGCGCAAATTCAGGATGCTTTTGGCAATCACCGCAGCATTGGATTTCTGATACCCCCCGCCCAAAAGCATGACGATCGGGATTTTATGCTCCATCGCAATCCTGAAAACCTTTTCATCACGGGCAATTATACCGTCCTCGGAGATGGAGAGCAGGCCAAGCGGATCGCCGGCCAAGACATCCGTGCCGGCAATATAAATCACTAATTCCGGCTTGAACGCCTGAAAGGCCTCAGGAAGCTTTGCATCCATCTGTTCAAAATAATACGAATCTTCGGTAAAGGCATCCAGCCCGACCTTAAGGTCGATCCCCGGCTTGGCCTCAATGTCATTGGGGTAAATCTGGTGATTATAGAAGTCGACGATATAGGTGTCGGGATCATTAAGAAAATCGCGCTCATGCCCATTCCCCTGATGAGCATCGAGGTCGATGATCATGACCTTCTTGAGCTTTTTCTCCCTCCTGAGAACTTTGACGATCATTCCGATATCCGCTATGGCACAAAACCCTCCCCCCTGATCGGAGGAGGCATGATGAAATCCGCCGCCAAGATTGATCGCCCATCCATGCTCCAGAGCGGCAAAGGCCGCCGCAACACTGCCCCCGGCCTGATAAAGCATCGGCTCAAGGAGCACGTTCCGGCTCGTTTGATCCGGAAAAAACCGCAGAAAATCAAGCTCCGTAATCCGAGCAAGAGTTGCGGAGGATTGCAGAGAATCCAGATAGGCTTTGCTGTGAGCAATCTCCAACAGTTCACGGCTCGGCTTCACGGGCTTGATGAATTTGTCGGTGCCCGCCCCCACCTTTTCCTTTAAAAGAGAAAAAATGCGGCCGTATTTCTTGCTGTCGAACGGATGCGCCTCTTCAAACCCCCAGAACGTGATGTTGTAGGAGTCGCCGTAAACGATGGGAATATTGTCTTTATAACTCAGGGAAAGATTTAAACTGGAGGGGTCAGGATTCGGAAAAGATCGTGACGCGAACGCAGCAAAAACAATTAAGAGAAACAGAACGAGGCCGAATAGAAGCCAACACGCCACACGAAGGAGCCAGTTTCCCGTAACGGCGGACATTTCGGCGGACCCTCCCTGTTTGTGTCTCTCATATTTATCGAATTTGGAGGTATAAGCAAAGTGCAGCGGACAGAATCAAAATGCGAATCAAACCTAGAAGCCTGATCAGTTACCCACTTGAGGCGCCATAGAATCCGCAGCACGGATTCTATGGCGCCTCAAACGGCTTGTCAACAAAATAGTGGCAAAAATAGCGGCAAATTTATTGTTTTTTAAAGGCTCATGTATAT
The sequence above is drawn from the Alphaproteobacteria bacterium genome and encodes:
- a CDS encoding histone deacetylase, yielding MSAVTGNWLLRVACWLLFGLVLFLLIVFAAFASRSFPNPDPSSLNLSLSYKDNIPIVYGDSYNITFWGFEEAHPFDSKKYGRIFSLLKEKVGAGTDKFIKPVKPSRELLEIAHSKAYLDSLQSSATLARITELDFLRFFPDQTSRNVLLEPMLYQAGGSVAAAFAALEHGWAINLGGGFHHASSDQGGGFCAIADIGMIVKVLRREKKLKKVMIIDLDAHQGNGHERDFLNDPDTYIVDFYNHQIYPNDIEAKPGIDLKVGLDAFTEDSYYFEQMDAKLPEAFQAFKPELVIYIAGTDVLAGDPLGLLSISEDGIIARDEKVFRIAMEHKIPIVMLLGGGYQKSNAAVIAKSILNLREKFKLF